In the genome of Neisseria animaloris, one region contains:
- a CDS encoding lipopolysaccharide biosynthesis protein, with the protein MNARKLLGYALGPLGSAAVGIISLPLISWYFPAEDIGRIIMLQTVSALILIAVGLGLDQAYIREYYAAGNKAALFKTTVVPPVLLTALLIAGIAIWNLNWPSEKILELDDTALSILCLLFFTGVLLVRYFSLILRMQEKAFAFSFSQFTPKVLILALVLCCVLLKLPTDTFTLVSAYTLAQLVTVGVLVLQTRTELKAAAAAPLSPRQLKDTLNYGLPLALGGLAYWGFTSVDRFLLKSLGGLSELGIYSMAVSFGAIALIFQSIFSTIWAPMVFKWVKEETNLDKIGRITGLMTDLIAAILCIVGICSPLVAWILPEKYAPVQFILLSSMLFPLLYTLTEVTGIGINVSKKTWLITVFSVVALLCNLGLLYRLVPALGAKGAAMSTAVSFWVFSVLKTEASVRLWQPLPRIQLYGTMLACLICCLAYTRWGNTGNYFVFAAVWLLVLAILLMKHRNILLQAASVIKGRLKK; encoded by the coding sequence ATGAATGCACGCAAACTTTTAGGTTACGCTCTCGGCCCGCTCGGTAGTGCCGCCGTCGGCATTATCTCCCTGCCGCTGATTTCTTGGTATTTTCCGGCGGAAGACATCGGCCGCATCATCATGCTGCAAACCGTGTCGGCATTGATACTGATTGCCGTGGGATTGGGGTTGGATCAAGCGTATATCCGCGAATATTACGCCGCCGGAAACAAAGCGGCTTTGTTTAAAACCACCGTGGTTCCGCCTGTTTTGCTCACTGCGCTGCTGATTGCCGGTATTGCAATATGGAACTTGAACTGGCCGTCTGAAAAGATACTTGAGCTGGACGATACCGCTTTAAGCATATTGTGCCTGTTGTTTTTTACGGGCGTGTTGCTGGTGCGTTATTTCTCGCTGATTTTGCGAATGCAGGAAAAGGCTTTTGCATTTTCATTCAGCCAGTTCACGCCGAAAGTGTTGATTTTGGCATTGGTACTGTGCTGCGTGTTGCTCAAGCTGCCCACCGATACGTTTACTTTGGTATCGGCTTATACGCTGGCCCAGTTGGTTACCGTCGGCGTATTGGTTTTACAAACCCGTACCGAACTGAAAGCCGCCGCCGCTGCGCCGTTATCGCCCCGACAATTGAAAGACACCCTCAATTACGGCCTTCCGTTGGCTTTAGGCGGGCTGGCGTATTGGGGGTTTACTTCGGTAGACCGTTTTTTGCTGAAAAGCTTGGGCGGCCTGTCGGAGTTGGGTATTTACTCGATGGCGGTCAGCTTTGGTGCCATTGCGCTGATTTTTCAAAGCATCTTTTCCACGATTTGGGCACCGATGGTGTTCAAATGGGTCAAAGAAGAAACCAACTTGGATAAAATCGGCCGGATTACCGGCTTGATGACGGATTTAATCGCGGCAATACTCTGCATAGTGGGTATTTGCTCGCCACTAGTTGCTTGGATACTGCCGGAAAAATACGCACCGGTGCAGTTTATCCTGCTTTCCAGCATGTTGTTTCCATTGCTGTATACCCTGACCGAAGTAACCGGCATCGGCATCAATGTGAGCAAGAAAACTTGGTTGATTACCGTGTTTTCAGTCGTTGCCCTGCTGTGTAATTTAGGCTTGCTCTATCGACTGGTTCCCGCTTTGGGCGCGAAAGGTGCGGCAATGTCGACCGCCGTCTCTTTTTGGGTGTTTTCCGTTTTGAAAACGGAAGCCTCTGTGCGTTTGTGGCAGCCGCTGCCGCGCATACAGCTCTACGGCACCATGCTTGCCTGCCTGATTTGCTGTTTGGCCTATACCCGTTGGGGAAATACCGGCAATTATTTTGTTTTCGCTGCCGTTTGGCTGCTGGTGTTGGCAATATTATTGATGAAACACAGAAACATACTTCTTCAGGCGGCCTCGGTTATCAAAGGCCGTCTGAAAAAGTAG
- a CDS encoding glycosyltransferase, whose product MHVLIIPSWYPTTRQDMNGIFFRQQAQALQHSGLKVGVIAPIFRSVRGEPASIFTGGYGIRSYVEKGVPTYVYKSMYFFPRTALDRNRWIKAGRKLFELYVRQHGKPDVIHAHCMNHAGILAHQIHAGTQIPYVITEHSTTYARKLIRDWQWDAMHKAAEQCASRIAVSKDFKQRLEKEYRGLSWKYIPNILSANFEAPVDLNNKPSNTDFTFCSVAHLQHKKGFDILLPAFAEALKKYPQLKLKIGGTGPEEGKLHQLAESLGLKGSVSFLGGLKSDEVLDLMYNSDAFVLPSRHETFGVVFIEALSQGLPVIATRCGGPESIVNDDNGLLVPSENRQALTEALIHLYENRRHYNAAVLRENCLKEFGEKSVTAQITAEYEQAVSNK is encoded by the coding sequence ATGCATGTATTGATTATCCCTTCGTGGTACCCTACCACCCGCCAAGATATGAACGGCATCTTCTTCCGCCAACAGGCTCAGGCTTTGCAGCATTCCGGCCTGAAAGTGGGCGTGATTGCGCCGATTTTCCGATCCGTGCGCGGCGAACCCGCTTCTATTTTTACCGGCGGCTACGGCATCCGCAGTTATGTTGAAAAAGGGGTTCCGACTTATGTGTATAAAAGCATGTATTTTTTCCCGCGTACCGCACTGGACCGCAACCGCTGGATAAAAGCCGGACGCAAACTGTTTGAACTCTATGTGCGCCAACACGGCAAACCGGACGTTATCCACGCCCACTGCATGAATCACGCCGGAATTCTGGCCCATCAAATCCACGCGGGAACACAGATACCGTACGTTATCACCGAGCACAGCACCACTTATGCGCGGAAACTCATTCGCGACTGGCAATGGGATGCGATGCACAAAGCGGCCGAACAATGCGCATCAAGAATTGCGGTCAGCAAAGATTTCAAGCAACGGCTGGAAAAAGAATACCGCGGCCTTAGTTGGAAATATATTCCCAATATTTTGTCCGCCAACTTCGAAGCACCCGTCGACCTAAACAACAAACCATCGAATACCGACTTTACTTTCTGTTCGGTTGCCCACTTACAGCACAAAAAAGGTTTTGATATTTTATTGCCTGCCTTTGCCGAGGCTTTGAAAAAATATCCGCAACTGAAACTGAAAATCGGCGGCACGGGGCCTGAGGAAGGCAAACTGCACCAATTGGCAGAAAGCCTCGGCCTTAAAGGATCGGTCAGCTTTTTAGGCGGGCTGAAAAGCGATGAGGTGTTGGATTTGATGTATAACAGCGATGCCTTCGTGCTGCCCAGCCGCCATGAAACGTTCGGCGTGGTGTTTATCGAGGCGCTGTCGCAAGGGCTGCCGGTGATTGCCACGCGCTGCGGCGGCCCCGAATCTATCGTTAACGACGATAACGGCCTGCTCGTCCCCTCCGAAAACCGGCAGGCCCTTACCGAGGCATTAATCCATCTGTATGAAAACCGCCGGCATTACAATGCCGCCGTGCTGCGGGAAAACTGTTTGAAAGAATTCGGGGAAAAAAGCGTAACCGCGCAAATCACAGCCGAATACGAGCAAGCCGTTTCCAACAAATAA